Part of the Rhodohalobacter barkolensis genome, GACAAAAGTGATGATTGGAGTACTTGAAAAACTATAAATTATTTTAAATCAATTAGATAAATAGTTTTTAAAGGTTCAATAAGAAACTCAAATCAAAAGCGTTCTTATAGTTACTTTTAGTTTTAAAAGTCGTATTTTTACACTTGTATTTAATTGGGTTTTTTAATTAAATACAATAACCAATAATTCTTTAGCACATCACTGCGCATGAGCTTTCACGATTTTGACGATGGCCCCATCTGGAATGAATTTCAATGGGAGTCTCACTTAAACGAGATCGAGAAAAGAAGCGAACAACTTCGACGATTTATCACTTCCGATCCGCATGGAAACACTCCTCGCTGGCTCATTTTATTACAAGAGAGTATAGATGAGCTGGATGCAGTTGAAACCTTTATTGAAGAAGAACTTCTTTTAGATGACGCCTACTTCCCGGAAGATGAGGATGATTGGGAAGACGAAGAAGATGATGAATGGGATGATGATGATTTTTTCCTGGATAACGACTTTCCGTTTGATCAAGACGAAGATTTTGACGATTACGACAGTGGCGAGGACTGGAAAGAGCTGAGTGAAGATTACACGATGGACGAATATGGCTCTATTGAAAATCTGGCCATTTACAAGGAAGCTCGAAATTATGCCGTAGATGTATTAAAGTGGGGTGAAACCATTTCTCCATCTAATCAATCTAAAGCCGTTCATGATTTTGTAAGTAATACCCTCATTATATCTGCTAAGTTAGCCGGGGGGTATTCATTCGGTTTTGATCTGGATGTATTGGGTGGAAATATTGCCTACACTAAAAAAGCTCTTTTCAGTGCAAACGAAGCTCTTAACAATCTTCAAAAACTAAAGAAAGGCGCTCTTTTAAAAAGCGAACTATATTACGAATTTCACAACAGGCTTTTCGAAATTCGTAACGATATAGGAATTTATATACAAGAGCTTCGCGAACGCTTTGATGTAGGCATGGAGTAAAACAGTTTTATAGAATTGTTTTACTCAACCAAATCAATCAACTCCTGAGGTGCTTCAATATCCATTCTTAACAGGGTAGATGCGTGTGTTTTTCCCTGAGCGTCCAATTTCAGTGATACTGTTCCGCCTCCACCCAAACTCTCGTTGAGGATAAAGTTTAGCGCACCAATATTATCCATTTCATAGCGTTCAACTTCACCTTTACAAATATGCTTCATATGTTCTTTCACCCGGTCTGCCGAAAGTTCATTTTTCAGGAAAGGATAGATCTCAGGATGACGTGCAATGATCCCCACATTACTTCCATTTCCTTTATCTCCGCTGCGACCGTGGGCTAATTTCAATAGTTTTACAGTAGGCATCTCAATAGTTGTTTAGTTTATTCAATCGTTAACTCCATTTGTTTATAAAATGGAATATTTTCTACTCAATTTCACCTATCAGGAATAGTTCTTCATCGTATGTAGCAGCTCTCTTTTTCACCTCATCCAATGAGTCAGGAGAAACAATAGCAATGAGTCCAATTCCAAGATTAAACGTCTGTCTCATATCCTGTTCTTCTACATTTCCTGTCTTTTGAATCAATTCAAAAACTGCAGGTCTTTTCCAGCTATCCCAGTTAATATGGATTGATAAACCATCAGGAACAACTCTCTTTGTATTGCCAATAATCCCCCCACCGGTAATGTGAGAAAAGCCATTAACTCCCTGAACAGATTTTAAATCCGTTATCAGTTTTAAATATGATTTATGAACTTGAAGCAGTTCTTCACCAATGGTTCTATTTAATTCATCCGGTTGATCATCTACACTATATTCACTGAATAGAACATTTCTGGCCAGTGAGTATCCATTGGTATGCAGGCCACTGCTTTTAAAACCTACCAGGAGATCACCTTTCTTAATTTTTGATCCGTCAATGAGCTCCTCTTTATCGACTACACCTACAATGGTTCCGGCCAGATCAAACTCACCTTTTTTATAAATATCCGGCATTTCAGCTGTTTCACCACCTATCAGTGCTACACCATTCTCCTTACACGCTTTAGAAAAACCTTTAATTACATCGAAACCTACATGCTGTTCCAGCTTACCGGTAGAAAAGTAGTCTAAAAAGAAAAGAGGTTTTGCACCACATACTGCAATATCGTTCACACAATGGTTCACCAGGTCCTGTCCCACTGTATCAAATCGATTGGTTTTAAATGCTACAATTAATTTGGTTCCCACTCCGTCTACGCTGCTTACAAGTACCGGCTGTTTGTACGATGAAAAGTCTGCATTAAACAGAGCTCCAAATCCCCCGATGTTCGTCAATACGTTTTCGTTATGTGTTTCCTGAACAACGTCTTTAATGGAGTCGACTAACTCTTCTCCGGCTTTTATATCTACGCCTGAATCTTTGTAACTGAATGTTTTTTTACTCACTGTATCGGGATCAATAATTGAACTTAACTTGATAAGATTACCAATAAACCGTTAGTGAAAAGAATCTTTCTATGCCTGGGAAGTAGAATAAGGTTCATTTATAATCTTGCCTAAATATAGAAAGAATGAGAGAATGGATTTGATTTAATTCCTAATGTTTTCCACACGTATATACGATAAGGATTAGATTAATATTTTGTCTTTTAGTAGTAGTGCCTGTGGATATGTTTATAACTTTTTTATCCTTTCTTTTACAGTGATGTTTGGTTTATTGTTGATAATTTTGTGGATAAATAAAGAAGTAAAATCAATTACTTAGGTTGCAATAAAAAAAGTAATTAACATTTTATAAGGATCACACCTATCTTAACATATTAATCTATCCACATCAAAAGTTGTTCTTTTCGGATGTGTAAAATCCCGGATTTTTGTGAATTGCTGTGGATAGATATTTGAAATAATTACAAATTCATTTTGTCCACATAGTAATCTCGAATTATTAACACTCTTTTCCACATATGAAAGTTGTTGTTCAGCGCGTAAACAGAGCATCAGTAACCGTCGAAAATGAAATTACAGGGAAAATTAAAAAGGGATTACTTCTCTTGGTTGGTATACACGAAACGGATACAAAGAAGGAAATCGACTGGTGCTGTAATAAAATATCTAAGCTACGGATATTTGAAGATGATGAGGGAAAAATGAACAGATCGGTCCAGGATATAAAGGGAGGAATTCTGGTTGTTTCTCAGTTTACGCTATATGGGGATACAAAAAAGGGAACCAGACCCAGTTTTATTGAAGCGGCTAAACCTGATGTTGCTGAACCACTTTATAATTACATGGTTGAGAGATTTAAAAAGAGTACGGATCTCAATATTCAGGAAGGAAAATTCGGAGCAATGATGCAGGTTGAATTGCTAAACGACGGACCTGTAACCATAATTGTTGAGAAATAGATGTCTGTACTGTTTGTATTTATTGATGGAGTTGGAGTAGGTGATAAGACAAAAAATAATCCTCTTGCTGATTCAACCTTAAAATCGTTCTCTTATTTTACCAATGGGGATGGCCTACATAGTGGGTTGGATGAAGTAATTGAGGATGATAAACTCTTTTTAAAAATAGACGCAAATTTGGATGTTGAGGGTCTGCCTCAAAGTGGAACGGGACAGGCATCTTTATTTTCAGGTGAAAATGCTTCAAAGATTGCTGGAAAACACTTTGGACCCTTTCCCTATTCATCAACAAAATTTCTTTTAGAAAAGCGGAGTCTGTTTCACAAAGCAATAGAGAGTGGATTTAAACCTCACTTTTTAAAT contains:
- the purM gene encoding phosphoribosylformylglycinamidine cyclo-ligase, translating into MSKKTFSYKDSGVDIKAGEELVDSIKDVVQETHNENVLTNIGGFGALFNADFSSYKQPVLVSSVDGVGTKLIVAFKTNRFDTVGQDLVNHCVNDIAVCGAKPLFFLDYFSTGKLEQHVGFDVIKGFSKACKENGVALIGGETAEMPDIYKKGEFDLAGTIVGVVDKEELIDGSKIKKGDLLVGFKSSGLHTNGYSLARNVLFSEYSVDDQPDELNRTIGEELLQVHKSYLKLITDLKSVQGVNGFSHITGGGIIGNTKRVVPDGLSIHINWDSWKRPAVFELIQKTGNVEEQDMRQTFNLGIGLIAIVSPDSLDEVKKRAATYDEELFLIGEIE
- the dtd gene encoding D-aminoacyl-tRNA deacylase, whose protein sequence is MKVVVQRVNRASVTVENEITGKIKKGLLLLVGIHETDTKKEIDWCCNKISKLRIFEDDEGKMNRSVQDIKGGILVVSQFTLYGDTKKGTRPSFIEAAKPDVAEPLYNYMVERFKKSTDLNIQEGKFGAMMQVELLNDGPVTIIVEK